The proteins below come from a single Chrysoperla carnea chromosome 1, inChrCarn1.1, whole genome shotgun sequence genomic window:
- the LOC123290506 gene encoding ubiquitin thioesterase OTU1, with product MAGFALKIKSKNGQNVLKNLTSKSTVADLKTALVTATNINKNYLNILYGFPPKPLSLSSNDCTLEQCGIVSGETLIVEEKITNIIPNKVSENLPRPHILESTMTRPGILIKQVVPADNSCLFTSIGFVLNGKVDTNVGSFMREIIANVVQNDTDNYSEAILGKPPSEYCKWIKKSESWGGAIELAVLSEFYGIEMAVVDTLNAIINRFGEDKNFSHRVFLMFDGIHYDPLFLEPFDGGEIQTLFLTSDESILKQAETLAMEAKSSRQFTDVDKFTLKCLVCGQFFKGQLQARSHAQESGHMNFGEV from the exons ATGGCTGGAtttgcattgaaaattaaatcaaagaATGGACaaaatgttcttaaaaatttaacatcaaAAAGTACGGTGGCTGATCTAAAAACGGCATTAGTTACTGCaacgaatattaataaaaattatttaaatattttatatggtttTCCACCAAAACCATTGAGTTTATCATCGAATGATTGTACTTTGGAACAATGTGGAATTGTATCAG gtGAAACATTGATTGtagaagaaaaaattacaaatattataccaAATAAAGTCTCAGAAAATCTACCTCGACCGCATATTTTAGAGTCAACGATGACCCGTCCCggtatattaattaaacaagttGTTCCTGCCGATAATTCATGCCTTTTTACCAGCATTGGTTTTGTACTTAATGGAAAGGTTGATACAAATGTGGGTAGTTTTATGCGTGAAATTATTGCGAACGTTGTACAAAACGACACCGATAATTATTCAGAAGCAATATTAG GAAAACCTCCATCAGAATATTGTAAATGGATCAAGAAATCAGAATCATGGGGTGGAGCTATTGAATTAGCTGTGTTATCTGAATTTTACGGGATTGAAATGGCTGTTGTGGACACGTTAAATGCAATTATCAATCGATTTGgtgaagataaaaatttttcacatcgtgtttttttaatgttcgatGGAATACATTATGATCCATTATTTTTAGAACCATTTGAT GGAGGTGaaattcaaacattatttttaacatcagACGAATCGATTCTAAAACAAGCTGAAACACTTGCTATGGAAGCTAAATCTAGTCGTCAATTCACTGATGTGGACAAGTTTACATTAAAGTGCCTTGTTTGTGGACAGTTTTTTAAAGGACAATTACAAGCACGTAGTCATGCTCAAGAATCAGGACATATGAATTTTGGagaagtttaa
- the LOC123290468 gene encoding putative RNA polymerase II subunit B1 CTD phosphatase RPAP2 — translation MDTENEPQPGPSNVKKKSPKSTNKMPNIKEMSKDEIQAALLKKRQCDADAQKIVERLIENPVPAPWFVYCLKFINQCHIDDVFEERSLINQCGYPICLGILPNFPKKQYMISTKLNKIYDITERKKFCSDKCFNAAVFIREQMLTSPLWLRDKEDIPDFKLLPWTTKGMPGLEINFGVPDNSEIEPDPTQFTSVSDFAKTSLDDAPDTFEEMEKHTFLEEEETSNTKKKAPNTSEKLEKLIKKSNENQQRINRKIIESHFSEIVSEDDLFKYSKHQLKLINLGDRAQALKLSEQISKESLRERLENRRKAMLKQQTEAKSKAKNNTSSVEEISDKVKTLQINSDELKSDDKHSSNENSNKNISKTFELNSNELKTDLQENDTQDLSSGSQEKCEISTKIETIQSTLKQENYPRKEFEIEKSTDFPVQTNQPTSSRTNEKELPQNLSVEETLKINNNESKPIKPSIKSILIEKIKEELPPNPSLDKQIKPPTDLSTTDLAINYIEKCLTEWFTIDSLLFLYGRERVKNDVKSHNKVIQEKLTEFLKESTNNLYENEAYIKLCKKIDMLELEEERYEKSVINRNLKPLPDYRMLRAENKRLIVKVRSFYNGNIEFEEPGLSESETSEESEVDSEIDSDDDEYTTVLPAVDKNSQNHLRRQIVFNCLNKTVPGLLQTFGLTSHDMTSEIRQFISTFYLTAKNIIFKPIHLNLLGVIILRLLGEKNRGLFKLMEDATAIKYSTILLNIYKLPYDYLDQIVAKLTNIESIVDNHCTTKTNK, via the exons atggataCAGAAAATGAACCACAGCCTGGTCCTAGCAATGTCAAGAAAAAATCACcaaaatcaacaaataaaatgccaaatattaaagaaatgaG taaAGATGAAATTCAAGCTGCTCTTCTTAAAAAACGCCAATGTGATGCAGATGCTCAAAAAATTGTTGAACGTCTCATTGAAAATCCTGTTCCTGCTCCGTGGTTTGTCTATTGT ttaaaatttatcaatcaatGTCACATCGATGACGTTTTCGAGGAACGATCGTTAATTAACCAATGTGGATATCCAATTTGTTTGGGTATTTTACCAAATTTCcctaaaaaacaatatatgatatcgacaaaattgaataaaatttacgatATCACTGAACGAAAG AAATTTTGTAGTGATAAATGTTTTAACGCAGCCGTATTTATTCGAGAACAAATGTTAACTAGTCCATTATGGTTACGTGACAAGGAAGACATACCTGATTTTAAGTTATTACCATGGACTACAAA gGGTATGCCCggcttagaaataaattttggtgtACCAGACAACTCAGAAATCGAACCGGATCCCACACAATTTACATCAGTATCAGATTTTGCAAAAACTTCTCTAGATGATGCACCAGATACATTTGAGGAAATggaaaaacatacatttttagaagaagaagaaacttcaaatacaaagaaaaaagcCCCAAATACCtcagaaaaattagaaaaattaataaaaaaatcaaatgaaaatcaaCAACGTATTAATCGGAAAATAATTGAAAGTCATTTCTCAGAGATTGTCTCTGAAGATGATCTctttaaatattccaaacatcaattaaaattgattaatttaggTGATCGTGCACAAGCGTTAAAACTCAGTGAACAGATCTCGAAAGAAAGTTTACGGGAACGTTTAGAAAATCGTCGAAAAGCAATGTTAAAACAACAGACAGAAGCTAAAtcaaaagctaaaaataacacttcAAGTGTCGAGGAAATTTCCGATAAAGTAAAAACACTTCAAATAAATTCAGATGAATTAAAATCTGATGATAAACATAGTTCGAATGAgaattcgaataaaaatatttctaaaacgtTTGAATTAAATTCAAACGAATTAAAAACTGACCTGCAAGAAAATGATACTCAAGATTTATCTTCTGGAAGCcaagaaaaatgtgaaatttcgacaaaaattgaaacaattcaatcaactttaaaacaagaaaattatcCGAGAAAAGAGttcgaaattgaaaaaagtacag ATTTTCCCGTACAAACAAATCAACCAACTTCCAGTAGGACAAACGAAAAAGAACTTCCTCAAAATTTATCCGTAgaagaaacattaaaaattaataataacgaaTCAAAACCGATAAAACcatcaataaaatcaattctaatcgaaaaaattaaagaagaattaCCTCCAAATCCAAGTTTGGACAAACAAATTAAACCGCCAACAGATTTATCCACAACGGACTTGGCAATTAATTACATCGAAAAGTGTCTTACAGAATGGTTCACAATTGATTCGTTACTCTTTCTATATGGTCGAGAACGGGTTAAAAATGATGTGAAATCACATAACAAAGTGATCCAAGAAAAACTAACGGAATTCCTTAAAGAATCCACAAATAATTTATACGAGAACGAAGCATACATTAAGCTATGTAAGAAAATCGATATGTTGGAATTAGAAGAGGAACGCTACGAGAAATCCGTAatcaatagaaatttaaaaccaTTACCGGATTATCGTATGTTACGTGCGGAAAATAAACGATTAATCGTTAAAGTACGTTCATTTTATAATGGTAATATAGAATTTGAAGAACCTGGATTGTCTGAAAGTGAAACATCTGAAGAATCTGAAGTTGATTCGGAGATTGATTCTGATGACGATGAATATACAACCGTTTTACCAGCGGTTGATAAAAATTCACAGAATCATTTACGACgccaaattgtttttaattgtttaaataaaac tgttcctggtttattacaaacatttggTTTGACCAGTCATGATATGACATCTGAAATACGTCAATTTATCAGTACTTTTTATTTGAccgctaaaaatattatttttaaaccgaTTCATTTGAATCTATTAGGTGTCATTATCTTACGATT ATTAGGTGAAAAAAATCgtggtttatttaaattaatggaaGACGCAACAGCTATTAAATATAGcacgattttattaaatatttataaattaccaTACGATTATCTAGATCAAATTGTGGCCAAACTTACTAATATTGAAAGTATCGTGGACAATCATTGTACAACcaaaaccaataaataa